The Desulfonatronum lacustre DSM 10312 region CGCCTCGACCGTCAGGAAGCAGGACCGCGTCGAATCCTCTCCGACCCCGCCGGATAAACTGCATGGCCACGTCCTGGTCGCCGAAGACAATCCCATCAATCAGCAAGTAGCCAGGGAACTGCTGGAAGGCTTCGGCCTGACAGTGCGCCTGGCCGACAATGGCCGGAAAGCCGTGGAACTGATCGCCGCGGAGCGCTTCGACCTGGTGCTGATGGACATTCAAATGCCGGAAATGGACGGGTATGAGGCGACGCGGCGCATTCGAGCTTTTGAGGTTGAACCTTCAACAACCGTGAACCGTGATCGGCGAACGCCGATCATCGCCATGACCGCCCACGCCATGACAGGCGATCGGGAGAAGTCCTTGAACGCCGGAATGGACGACCATGTGTCCAAGCCCATCGACCCGGACCTGTTGCTGCGCACCCTGGCTCAATGGCTGCCGCCGGGCGATGGAGAACGAAAAACGGATGAGCAACCCAGGGCGACCCCGCTAACCGCTCCAGCAAGCACGGCTCCTTCACCGACCACCCAGCCGTCCGTCCCGTCGTCCGCCCCGCTATCCACTCTGTTGCCCGACCAGTTGTCCGGCTTCGACCTTGCCCAGGGCCTGTCCAGGCTGCGCGGCAATGAGAAGCTGTATCTGAAATTGCTGTTGGATTTTCGGGGCAGTTACGCGGACGGTTTGGAAAAAATCGAACAGGGCGTCCAGGCCGGAGAACGCGAGCAGGCCGCCCGCACCGTACACGCCATCAAGGGCGTGGCCGGCAACTTGGCGGCCAACGCGGTCTTTGAAGCGGCCCAGGGCCTGGAACACTCGCTCAAGGTCGATCCGGACACCGATCCGGACGGCCAAGCCACGGCCCTTGCCGATTTTTCCACCGCGTTCCAGACCGTGATGACCAGTCTTGCCGCCCTGGTCCCACCGAATGCCTCGCCGGAAGCATCACCGGAAGCATCACCGGAAGCCTCGATTCCGGCCTCGGGAACCGTCCCTTCCCCCGTCGAAACGGCGCAAAAAAAGAGTGCGGCATCGCATCCGGACGTTGACGTGATTGCCCTCCACTCCCTGATCAATGATCTGCGAGAACTCCTGGAGGACGGCAATCCCAGGGCCGAGGAACTGGCCGAGGGGTTGCTAAACCGACTTGATGGACGATATTCGGACCTGACCGGTCAATTGCTGCAAGCAATTCATGACTTTCAATTCGAAAAAGCCGCGGAGACCATCGCGGAACTGGCAGGGCGGCTTGGACCGTCGGAGACAAAATGACTGAACGGAAATCCCGCATCCTGATCGTGGACGACGAGCGAACGAACATCCAGGTCCTCAACGCCATCCTCCAGGAAAATTATGAAATCAGCGTGGCCCTGAGCGGCGAACAGGCTCTGAAACGGGCCTTTGGCGATAAAAAGCCGGACCTGGTCCTGCTGGACATCCAGATGCCGGACCTGGACGGGTTCGAGGTCTGCCGAAGATTGCAGGAACATCCGGAAACCAGAGACATACCGGTGATCTTCATCACGGCCAAGTCCAATGAAAAAGACGAGGAGCAAGGTCTGGCCGTGGGCGCGGTGGACTATATCACCAAGCCTTTCGGCCCGTCCGTGGTTCTGGCCCGGATTCGGGTCCATCTGGAACTGAAGCGCAAGCGGGACATCCTCCGGAACCTCTCCAACAAGGACGGCCTGACCTGCATCGCCAACCGCCGCCGGTTCGAGGAATTCCTGGAATTCGAATGGCAGCGCGGCATCCGAAGCGGCGAGCCTTTGTCGCTGATCATGGCGGACATCGATCATTTCAAACTGTACAACGACCATTACGGCCATGCAGCGGGGGACGAGTGCCTGCGGGAAGTGGCCAGAAGCCTGAGTGGCGTCGTTTCACGACAAACCGATCTGGTAGCCCGGTACGGGGGGGAGGAATTCATCTGCCTGCTCACCGGCACGAACCAGGACGGAGCCAGGGAAGTGGCCCGGAAAATGCGCGAGGCTGTCGAGGCCCTGGGAATCCCCCATGCCTTCAGCCCCGTGGCGCCGACGATCACCCTGAGCCTTGGCGTGGCCACTCTGGTTCCCCAGCGGGACGGCAAGACGGCTCACGATCTCTTTCTGGCCGCGGACAAAGCCCTGTACAAGGCCAAAAGCACCGGCAGGAACAAAGTCGCCGCGCTGGACGGACTGGACGAGGCCCACGAGCCGTTCACCGCTCCGCGACCAGTCCGGGAACACCAACGCATCCTGATCGTCGACGACGAGCAGATCAACCTGAACGTGCTCAAGGCCATCTTCCAGGACACCTACCAGACCATCAGCGCCGCGTCCGGAAGCCAAGCCCTGGAACTAGCCCGGGCCGACCCCGCGCCGGACATTATTCTTTTGGACATCCAGATGCCGGACATGGACGGCTACGAGGTCTGCGAGACCCTGAAGGACGACCCACGTACCAGGGACATCCCGATCCTGTTCATCACCGTCATGTCCAAGGAAACGGACGAGGCCAAGGGCTTGCGACTGGGCGCGGTGGACTACATCCCCAAGCCCTTCGACCCGTCCGTGGTCCACGCCAGGGTGAACACCCACCTGACTTTGCGCCGTACCCTGACCGACCTGGCCCGGCGCAACTCAATCCTTGAAGACGCCCTGAACATGCGCGACAGCGTGGAACGCATCGTGCGCAACGACCTCAAACGCCCGCTGATGGACATTCTGAACAGATCGGATCGCCTGCTCGCGACCCGTGATCTTCCGGCTTCGTTGCGGGAAACCGTACGCGACATTGAACGATCCGGCTTCGAACTTCTGGAAATGATCGCCGCGTCCATCGACTTGTGGAAACTGGAACGGGGCGTCTATCAGCTCGACCCCCATCCGGTGAACCTGACCCGCATCGTTCAAACCGTGCTCAGAGCCTTGTCGCCCCTGGAAGCGATGGAGAACAAGGCCGTCCGGTTCATCACCGAAGACGCCCCGGCCTCGATTATGATCCGCGGCGAGGAGTTGCTCTGCTATTCCATGCTCCTGCACCTGATCAAAAACGCCCTGGAAGCCGACCCGCCGGACCGGCCGGTAACCGTTGCCCTGGAGCACCCTCCGCGACAAGACACGGACCAGGAAGGCCGATCCCGAATCCGGGTCCGCATCGCCAACAGCGGCGTCGTTCCCTTGGAAATCCGCACCCGGTTCATGGAAAAAGGCGCCACCTGGGGCAAGCCCGACGGCAAGGGCCTGGGCGCCTACTCCGCCCGCCTCATCGCCGAAACCCTCGGCGCGACCCTCCAGGTCCACATCGATGACGAAAACCAACGTACCGAAATCGTTCTGGAGTTTCCAGGGTAACAGGAAAAACGATACAACTGACTGAAGAAATTGTCGTATTCGTACGATGCCGAGGCGGATCGAGCGGGAAAAGAGGCACGTCCTAATCCGGAACGCGCAATGCTTCCCCTCCAGGGGATCGGGTAATCCGGTTCCTTGCGAACATCAGCGGCCAAAAACTTGCGAAGGCACTTGTTCAAAGGTGTAATTACCTTTGAAGAACTCCTCCGCGTACCACTGGATTTCTCCATCGTCGGTCAGAACCATGTCCAACAGCCGCACGGAGCCCAACAAGCGCCCGATATGCTCCAGCTTCTCCGTTAGTCGCCCGACATCGTATTTTCGCATTTCAGCCTTGAGCAGGTCGCCCTTGTGCTCGACCCGAAACCCCATCTTCTTGAGGATCAGGGCCATCAGTTCGGCTCGTCTCGTTCGCCGTCCCACGTCCGCTGCCCCGCCTTTGAACGAGAAGGTCACGTAGTTGGAGTTGACCTGCTCGGAGCAAAAGGAGTCGATGGTCGCGAAGTGGTAGCCGAGCCGGGCGTTGAAGTTGAGATATCTTTTGGAAATAATGGCGTAATTTGGCTCCCCAAGGCCGTCGTGCAAGTGCGGGTCGTTGAGTACGCCTTCCGCAACCACGGCCAAGAGTCCCTGCATGTTCACCCGGACCGGTCCGGACCAACGCACCTTTTCGTGGGTCACGCCCTTGAGCAGGGCCTGGAACGGTACCGAGACGATCTCCTCCACGGCGACCTCGTTTGCATCTTCCGCGGAGTTCCCCATCCGCTCGACTCCTCCGCCCAAGTCCAGAACAAAGGCGTTCAGCGGCGTATCGCGCAGCTTCTTTCCGATCCGCCCGTCCCCGGCTCGCCCCCTGAGCCAGTCTCCCAGGTGAAACATCTCCCGCATCGCCATTTCATGGGCAAAGCGAATCACGTCGTGCAGGGTGGCGCAGCCTTCCGGGGTGAACTCCGCGCTTCGCGGATCGAGCAGATTCAGCGGAACGACCTTGTTCAACACCCCGCGGACACGGATATGGACCGGGCTGTCCGCGATCAGGTTGGCCGGAGCCTTCTGCCGGATGACTGCGGGCACTTCACCCTTGTAAATAGTCCTGCGGGTGGCGTCCAAGGTAATGATGTCTCCGGCCTGGATGGTCCGTGTTCCGGTTTCAATCCCGACCAACGTCGGAACCTTGAATTCCCTGGCCACGGAAGCCATATGCCCGGTGACGCTGCCCACATCCGTCACGATCCCCTTGACCCTGCTCATGGCCGGGACAAGGGTCGGCGATGTCTGGCGGGCCACGAGGATAGAGCCTTCAGGAATGCCGGCCAGGCTTTGATCATCCTCCAGGATATACGCCGGACCGCTGGCCGCGCCGGGGGCGGCGGTCATGCCCGCGTGGATCAGAACGCGGTCGCGGGGCACGTGGACGTCCCTCCCCAGCTCTTCGAAGGACAAGTCCTCCGTGACCCTCTGCAAGGGGCGGGCTTGCAGGATGATAATCTTGCCGGCTTGATCCAGAGCCCATTCAATATCCAAAGGCGTGCCGAAATGCTCTTCTAGCTTCAACCCGTAGTCGGTCAGGACGCGGAGTTGTTCGGAGGTCAGACAGGGAGCGTTCCGCCGGGCCAGGGGCGTCTCACTTAGGCGCAGCCCCTGTTCCCTATCCATGACAAGCATGGTGTCTTTTCCGGCAATCTCCTGCTCCAGAACCTCCCTGGTCTCCCGGCAGATCCGCCAGTAGTCGGTTCTCGCCGACCCGTCCACGACGCTCACCCCAAGGCCCCAGTTGGCGTTGACGCAGATGTTGTCGGCCACATGATAGTTCGGGTCAATGGTGTACAGGCAACCGCTGGACACGGCATCCACCATGGCCACGCACAGAACGCTCATCAGGTCGTCGATGTCCCGATATCCCTTGCCGCGCCGGTAGAATACCGCCCTGGGGTTGAATATCCCGGCCACGACCTCTTTATAGGCCGCAAGCAGGTTGTCGACAGGGACGTTCAAGACACTGTCGTACTGTCCGGCAAAGGAAGAAGACGGGGAATCTTCGGCGCTGGCGCTGCTGCGAACGGCGAAACGCAGATCCTCACCGAGATCGCCGGCCAAAACCCGGGCCTCGTGAAGGATGGCCCTCGCGACGTCGTCGGGCAGCTGAGAGCCGAGAATCAGAACCTTGATCTCGGCGCAGACCGTTTCGAGACGTTCCATGTCCCGGACATCGAGTTGCCGTAGCTTACGCTTGACCTTTTCATAGATTCCCGCCTGCTTGAAAAAATGATGACACGAGAAGGCCGTGACCGCGAACCCTTTGGGCGCGGGCAAATACGCCCTGTTTGAAATATCGGCCAGGTTGGCCGCCTTGTTCCCCACCAACGCGCTTTTCTCGCGACTCAAGTTGGCCAGGGAGATGGTCCAGTTGCTCTTTTCCAGCTTTTGCCGTCCCCGCAGCTCCTTGAGAACGGACCGGCCGATCCTGTCGGCGACGCTCCTGAGGTTCGCGAACCGATTCCGGGACAACGCATCCAGGTCGGATGAAAGATCCCGAACAATGGCCACGAGACGCTCACACAAAACAACGACCTCATCGTAATCGAACGAGTCCGGATTGAGCATCATGTCTTCGATGTCGTTGATCACATGGAGTGAGGCGGTGTTCTTCTCCAATAGCTCCTTGAAAATATTGTACCGCTCCACGAAAACCTCCGTCTCGGCTTCTGGTTTGACGGCGGGCCTGATCCATTCTTTGACATAAGCGATCATTTTTCCTCTCCTTTCACGATCACGCGTCCATTGAAATCATTCTTTTTGCCAACACAAAAAATAAAATGGGCTCCGGTAAAAAACCGGAGCCCATTTTGGGTACAAAGTACAAAAAGAATGTGTCGCTGAAAATTTTCTTTATATCTACCCCTGCCATTTAGAAAAGGCAAGCTCTTGCATACAGCACTGCGAAAAATACCTTCTGGAATGCTTCAAGACATCTATTTAATGGCAATAAATCCGCTTGTCCGCATCTTTTATTCACTGTAGACATTTTCCCAACCTACCTCAGGGCGTCCTCTCCAGACATTCCGTGACACCTCGCCCCCCCGTGGCCTCCAACCACAGACACACGACGTCCAGGACGAGTTCGTCCCCGTGTTCGCCATTGGTCAAAACGGCGATGCCCCGTACCTGGGAGCCGTCCGGCTCATGGCCGGGCAGGAATGCCAGAAAGGAATGCCACGCCGGAAGATTGTCGCCGGGATGAAAAGCCAACAAGCCTTGGCCGTCCGGGAGATCCAACAATCCCAACCCCAGCCCCCAGCGGCTTCCGGCGAAGACCAGCCCGCTGTTTGCGCCGGGCTGAGGGGAAAGCATGTCCCGCAAGAGTGAACGTTCCAAACCCAGGCTGGCCCCCCTCCCTCCTTCCTCCGTTGCGCTCGCGGTCAACCCGGCGACGAAGCGCCCCAGGTCCCCGGCCGTGGCCCACAGCCCGGCCGCGGCCAGGGCCGCGAACCGACGCTCCGGCACGGCGGCGTTGTCCGCGGTATAGGACCGCGCCTTGCGGCCGTACAGCCGAGGATCGTCGCCAAAGCTGCTTGATTCCATGCCCAGCGGATTCAAAATCAGATCCCGGGCCACCTGGGAAAAAGGCCGTCCGGTAACCTCTTCGAGCAGCAATTCCATCAGTGTGTAGCCTCCACCGGAGTAGGCCCACTGCTCCCCGGGCGACAGGATCACGACCACGCCACGATCACCGGCGTCCGAAGCCGAGGTCAGGGAAGCTTCCAAGGTCTGAACCGGCTGGTCCGACAAAAAGCCCAAGTACCCCGGCACCGAAAGCCCGGCGGTATGGCTGAGAA contains the following coding sequences:
- a CDS encoding serine hydrolase domain-containing protein; the encoded protein is MLRHFQISRFLLPSLFCLWLVGLAGPGTAQVVFLQPDALEKAMFHLMDKWQVHGASVALVEDGMVVWEEGYGWAEMEAWLPALPDTVFQAASISKAVSAAVVLRMVQAGLLDLDEPVSRYVTRWRLPESEFDPDEVTLRRILSHTAGLSVPGYLGFLSDQPVQTLEASLTSASDAGDRGVVVILSPGEQWAYSGGGYTLMELLLEEVTGRPFSQVARDLILNPLGMESSSFGDDPRLYGRKARSYTADNAAVPERRFAALAAAGLWATAGDLGRFVAGLTASATEEGGRGASLGLERSLLRDMLSPQPGANSGLVFAGSRWGLGLGLLDLPDGQGLLAFHPGDNLPAWHSFLAFLPGHEPDGSQVRGIAVLTNGEHGDELVLDVVCLWLEATGGRGVTECLERTP
- a CDS encoding response regulator, producing MTERKSRILIVDDERTNIQVLNAILQENYEISVALSGEQALKRAFGDKKPDLVLLDIQMPDLDGFEVCRRLQEHPETRDIPVIFITAKSNEKDEEQGLAVGAVDYITKPFGPSVVLARIRVHLELKRKRDILRNLSNKDGLTCIANRRRFEEFLEFEWQRGIRSGEPLSLIMADIDHFKLYNDHYGHAAGDECLREVARSLSGVVSRQTDLVARYGGEEFICLLTGTNQDGAREVARKMREAVEALGIPHAFSPVAPTITLSLGVATLVPQRDGKTAHDLFLAADKALYKAKSTGRNKVAALDGLDEAHEPFTAPRPVREHQRILIVDDEQINLNVLKAIFQDTYQTISAASGSQALELARADPAPDIILLDIQMPDMDGYEVCETLKDDPRTRDIPILFITVMSKETDEAKGLRLGAVDYIPKPFDPSVVHARVNTHLTLRRTLTDLARRNSILEDALNMRDSVERIVRNDLKRPLMDILNRSDRLLATRDLPASLRETVRDIERSGFELLEMIAASIDLWKLERGVYQLDPHPVNLTRIVQTVLRALSPLEAMENKAVRFITEDAPASIMIRGEELLCYSMLLHLIKNALEADPPDRPVTVALEHPPRQDTDQEGRSRIRVRIANSGVVPLEIRTRFMEKGATWGKPDGKGLGAYSARLIAETLGATLQVHIDDENQRTEIVLEFPG
- a CDS encoding PEP/pyruvate-binding domain-containing protein — encoded protein: MIAYVKEWIRPAVKPEAETEVFVERYNIFKELLEKNTASLHVINDIEDMMLNPDSFDYDEVVVLCERLVAIVRDLSSDLDALSRNRFANLRSVADRIGRSVLKELRGRQKLEKSNWTISLANLSREKSALVGNKAANLADISNRAYLPAPKGFAVTAFSCHHFFKQAGIYEKVKRKLRQLDVRDMERLETVCAEIKVLILGSQLPDDVARAILHEARVLAGDLGEDLRFAVRSSASAEDSPSSSFAGQYDSVLNVPVDNLLAAYKEVVAGIFNPRAVFYRRGKGYRDIDDLMSVLCVAMVDAVSSGCLYTIDPNYHVADNICVNANWGLGVSVVDGSARTDYWRICRETREVLEQEIAGKDTMLVMDREQGLRLSETPLARRNAPCLTSEQLRVLTDYGLKLEEHFGTPLDIEWALDQAGKIIILQARPLQRVTEDLSFEELGRDVHVPRDRVLIHAGMTAAPGAASGPAYILEDDQSLAGIPEGSILVARQTSPTLVPAMSRVKGIVTDVGSVTGHMASVAREFKVPTLVGIETGTRTIQAGDIITLDATRRTIYKGEVPAVIRQKAPANLIADSPVHIRVRGVLNKVVPLNLLDPRSAEFTPEGCATLHDVIRFAHEMAMREMFHLGDWLRGRAGDGRIGKKLRDTPLNAFVLDLGGGVERMGNSAEDANEVAVEEIVSVPFQALLKGVTHEKVRWSGPVRVNMQGLLAVVAEGVLNDPHLHDGLGEPNYAIISKRYLNFNARLGYHFATIDSFCSEQVNSNYVTFSFKGGAADVGRRTRRAELMALILKKMGFRVEHKGDLLKAEMRKYDVGRLTEKLEHIGRLLGSVRLLDMVLTDDGEIQWYAEEFFKGNYTFEQVPSQVFGR